From Spirochaetales bacterium, a single genomic window includes:
- a CDS encoding glycoside hydrolase family 3 C-terminal domain-containing protein, giving the protein MRKVLSFIFTSFILCFFLFSSCAGYKEQTIERAVPPPDAPYRNPGNPVSERIEDLLSRMTLEEKIGQMTQIDKDYLVSEKDIAGYCLGSLLSGGGSQPKTTDPEAWADMYDRYQQMALESRLNIPIIYGIDAIHGNAKVWGAVVFPHNIGMGCMRNPGLVEEAARITAEEVAATGIDWTFSPCIAVPRDERWGRTYEGFGETSELAEIMGAAAVAGYQGDSLLRHETILACAKHYCGDGGTENGKDQGDTVCDEAALRKIHLPGYIKAVEGGVGSIMVSFSSWNGEKLHGHTYLLTDVLKEEIGFSGILVSDWKAIEQLPGSYYDNVTTAVNAGLDMIMVPDDYRRFISTLKNSVEKGAVELSRIDDAVERILRVKFELGLFEHPLTKRELLESVGSASHREIARECVRQSLVLLKNSSEVLPLKKNLRHIHVAGRNADDLGAQCGGWTMGWQGRGGNITKGTTILQAVRDTVSSGTKVTYSKNGNGAEGADVGIIVIGEEPYAEFKGDRSDLGIADADIKAIRATKGAGIPVVVVLISGRPMIITPSLESWDAFIAAWLPGTEGQGVADVIFGDYNPTGKLSHTWPRSMDQIPINEGDTGTDPLFPYGFGLSYR; this is encoded by the coding sequence ATGCGAAAAGTACTTAGCTTCATTTTTACTTCCTTTATCCTGTGTTTTTTCCTTTTTTCATCATGTGCCGGGTATAAAGAACAGACAATCGAACGTGCCGTTCCCCCTCCCGATGCGCCCTACAGAAATCCCGGTAATCCGGTTTCCGAACGTATCGAAGATCTTCTTTCCAGAATGACCCTGGAAGAAAAAATCGGGCAGATGACCCAGATCGACAAGGATTATCTTGTATCGGAGAAAGATATCGCCGGTTATTGTCTGGGTTCGCTCTTGAGCGGGGGCGGTTCGCAGCCGAAAACAACCGACCCCGAAGCCTGGGCGGACATGTATGACAGGTATCAGCAGATGGCGCTCGAATCGAGGCTCAATATTCCGATTATATACGGCATCGATGCCATTCACGGAAACGCAAAGGTATGGGGCGCGGTAGTATTTCCCCATAATATAGGGATGGGGTGCATGAGGAATCCCGGACTGGTCGAAGAGGCCGCCCGGATTACCGCGGAAGAAGTGGCAGCCACCGGTATCGACTGGACCTTTTCTCCCTGTATCGCCGTCCCTCGGGACGAACGGTGGGGAAGAACCTATGAGGGATTCGGCGAAACAAGCGAACTCGCGGAAATCATGGGCGCCGCCGCGGTGGCCGGTTATCAGGGCGATTCCCTCCTCAGGCACGAAACCATCCTCGCGTGCGCGAAACATTATTGCGGCGACGGCGGGACGGAGAACGGAAAAGATCAGGGGGATACGGTTTGTGACGAGGCGGCCCTCAGAAAGATTCATCTTCCCGGCTACATAAAGGCGGTGGAGGGGGGTGTCGGTTCGATCATGGTATCCTTTTCGAGCTGGAACGGCGAGAAGCTGCACGGCCACACATACCTGCTCACCGATGTGCTGAAAGAGGAAATCGGTTTTTCCGGTATACTCGTCTCCGACTGGAAGGCGATCGAACAGCTTCCCGGTTCGTATTATGATAATGTGACTACCGCGGTTAACGCGGGACTCGACATGATTATGGTGCCCGACGATTACAGGCGGTTTATTTCCACGCTGAAAAACTCAGTCGAAAAAGGGGCGGTCGAACTGTCACGAATCGATGACGCGGTCGAACGTATTCTCAGGGTAAAGTTTGAACTCGGACTTTTCGAACATCCCCTCACAAAGAGGGAACTCCTCGAGTCCGTCGGTTCGGCGTCACACCGGGAGATTGCCCGGGAATGTGTCCGCCAATCGCTCGTCCTTCTCAAAAACTCGAGCGAAGTTTTGCCGTTGAAAAAGAACCTCCGGCATATCCATGTCGCGGGCCGGAACGCGGACGATCTCGGCGCTCAGTGCGGGGGCTGGACCATGGGGTGGCAGGGAAGAGGGGGGAATATAACGAAAGGGACGACGATTCTTCAGGCAGTCAGGGATACGGTATCGTCGGGAACAAAGGTGACCTATTCAAAAAACGGAAATGGCGCGGAGGGCGCCGATGTGGGAATCATCGTGATTGGCGAGGAGCCGTACGCGGAGTTCAAGGGTGACCGCAGCGATCTCGGTATAGCCGATGCGGACATCAAAGCCATTCGCGCCACGAAAGGCGCCGGAATTCCCGTTGTCGTTGTATTGATTTCCGGCAGACCGATGATCATTACACCGTCCCTTGAATCCTGGGACGCTTTCATCGCCGCCTGGCTCCCGGGTACCGAGGGGCAGGGTGTCGCTGACGTGATCTTCGGGGATTATAATCCCACGGGTAAGCTCTCCCATACCTGGCCCCGATCCATGGACCAGATTCCGATTAATGAAGGAGATACCGGGACCGACCCGCTTTTTCCGTATGGATTCGGATTGAGTTACCGATAA
- the eno gene encoding phosphopyruvate hydratase, translating into MSMIDVIVAREILDSRGNPTVEVEVELEDGSYGSAAVPSGASTGEHEAVELRDGDKGRFMGKGVTKAVNNVNEIIAEEICGLDALDQVQVDRTMIALDGTENKSKLGANAILGVSLAVARAAANYLELPLFKYLGSYHASLLPVPMANIINGGAHADNSVDFQEFMVMPVGATSIREAVRTISEIFHNLKAVLKGKGYNTSVGDEGGFAPNLKSNDEAIDVILESIGKAGYKAGENVFIALDPAASEFYDKGKKKYVFKKSDKRELSSQEMADYWASWVDKYPIISIEDGMAEDDWEGWKYMTDILGKKIQLVGDDIFVTNTKRLKTGIEKGIANSILIKVNQIGTLTETFEAVEMAKKAGYTAVVSHRSGETEDSFIADLVVALETGQIKTGSMSRSDRIAKYNQLMRIEDMLEGYSTYAGKDTFYSIGK; encoded by the coding sequence ATGAGTATGATCGATGTCATTGTCGCGCGTGAGATTCTGGATTCAAGGGGAAACCCGACCGTCGAGGTCGAGGTCGAACTCGAGGACGGGTCTTACGGAAGCGCCGCGGTACCGTCAGGAGCATCGACCGGTGAACACGAGGCGGTCGAATTGAGGGACGGCGACAAGGGAAGGTTTATGGGAAAAGGAGTGACAAAAGCGGTCAATAATGTGAATGAAATCATCGCGGAGGAGATATGCGGACTCGACGCCCTGGACCAGGTACAGGTGGACAGAACGATGATCGCGCTCGACGGAACGGAGAACAAGAGCAAACTCGGGGCCAACGCGATCCTCGGCGTTTCGTTGGCCGTTGCGCGGGCCGCGGCGAATTATCTCGAACTGCCCCTTTTCAAATATCTCGGCTCGTATCACGCATCTCTTTTACCCGTACCCATGGCAAATATCATCAACGGGGGCGCGCATGCCGATAATTCCGTGGATTTCCAGGAGTTCATGGTGATGCCGGTGGGTGCAACGTCGATCCGGGAAGCCGTTCGAACCATCTCCGAGATTTTTCATAATCTCAAGGCGGTACTCAAAGGCAAGGGATACAATACCTCTGTCGGTGACGAGGGCGGTTTTGCGCCGAATCTCAAGTCGAACGATGAAGCAATCGACGTGATTCTTGAAAGTATCGGCAAGGCGGGATACAAGGCGGGGGAGAATGTTTTCATCGCGCTCGATCCGGCGGCAAGCGAGTTCTACGACAAGGGCAAGAAAAAATATGTGTTCAAGAAATCCGATAAACGGGAACTCTCTTCACAGGAAATGGCCGATTACTGGGCATCCTGGGTCGACAAATATCCCATCATTTCGATAGAAGACGGGATGGCGGAAGACGACTGGGAAGGCTGGAAATATATGACGGATATACTCGGGAAAAAGATCCAGCTTGTCGGTGACGACATTTTCGTGACCAATACGAAGCGGCTTAAAACCGGTATCGAGAAGGGTATCGCGAACTCGATTCTTATCAAGGTGAATCAGATCGGCACGTTGACGGAAACCTTTGAAGCGGTTGAAATGGCCAAGAAAGCCGGCTACACCGCCGTAGTCTCCCACAGAAGCGGCGAAACCGAAGATTCCTTTATCGCTGATCTTGTCGTGGCCCTTGAAACGGGCCAGATCAAGACAGGATCGATGTCGAGGTCGGACAGAATCGCCAAATACAACCAGTTGATGAGAATCGAAGATATGCTCGAGGGGTATTCGACCTATGCGGGAAAGGATACCTTTTACTCGATCGGGAAATAA
- a CDS encoding HAD-IIB family hydrolase, with protein MKNGVPQPIQSIPPSVCRNIGYLFTDIDDTITDRGLLVPASYGMLWVLHEAGIGVVPVTGRPAGWCDHIARMWPVKGIIGENGAFYFTYDRKKKKMKRVYLLSEEERLSGREKLEAIRSRVLREIPRARIAADQEYRLTDLAIDFCEDVVPPLTKNEIEGICSVISEEGAAYKISSIHINCWYGLFDKVACVKRFLQDTEGDSIEGLRETIAYTGDSPNDEPLFKEIRTSIGVANISRFLPDLHYLPAYITEHESALGFCEAMRIILRKRVEGESGEVIVSGEK; from the coding sequence ATGAAAAACGGCGTACCCCAACCAATACAATCGATTCCACCTTCCGTTTGCAGGAATATCGGGTATCTCTTTACCGATATCGACGATACGATCACCGACCGCGGTTTGCTCGTCCCCGCCTCCTACGGCATGCTCTGGGTGCTGCACGAGGCGGGGATCGGGGTCGTTCCGGTCACGGGACGGCCCGCCGGGTGGTGCGACCATATCGCGAGGATGTGGCCCGTGAAAGGGATTATCGGGGAAAACGGGGCCTTCTACTTTACCTATGACAGAAAGAAGAAAAAGATGAAGCGGGTATATCTTCTTTCTGAAGAGGAACGGCTTTCCGGACGGGAAAAACTCGAGGCCATACGCTCCCGTGTATTGCGGGAAATTCCGCGGGCGCGGATAGCTGCCGACCAGGAATACCGTTTGACGGATCTGGCAATCGATTTTTGCGAGGATGTGGTGCCCCCCCTCACAAAAAACGAAATCGAGGGTATCTGTTCCGTGATTTCTGAAGAAGGGGCGGCGTACAAGATTTCGAGTATCCATATCAATTGCTGGTACGGCTTATTCGACAAGGTGGCTTGTGTGAAACGCTTTTTGCAGGATACCGAAGGGGACTCTATTGAAGGCCTCAGGGAAACAATCGCCTATACGGGGGATTCGCCGAATGACGAGCCCCTTTTCAAAGAGATACGGACATCGATCGGTGTCGCCAATATCTCCCGGTTTTTGCCGGATTTGCACTACCTGCCCGCATATATAACCGAACACGAATCGGCTTTGGGATTCTGCGAAGCGATGCGGATCATTCTCCGCAAGAGGGTGGAAGGTGAATCCGGAGAGGTCATAGTATCGGGCGAAAAATAA